A section of the Hippea sp. KM1 genome encodes:
- the hisF gene encoding imidazole glycerol phosphate synthase subunit HisF, which yields MLAKRIIPCLDVDKGRVVKGVNFVELIDAGDPVEQAVIYDKQGADELVFLDITASYEERKTIIDVVERTAQKVFMPLTVGGGIRSIEDIRALLRAGADKVSINSAAVKNPDLINQASRIFGSQCITVAIDAKRTQNGYEVFIKGGREPTGLDAIKWAIEVQKRGAGEILLTSIDADGTKDGYDIELTKMVSEAVDIPVIASGGAGELKHFQEVFEKTQAEAALAASVFHFGIYAIADVKKFLRGMGINVRL from the coding sequence ATGCTTGCAAAGAGAATTATACCGTGTCTGGATGTGGACAAAGGCAGGGTTGTTAAGGGCGTTAACTTTGTTGAGTTGATAGATGCCGGTGACCCTGTGGAGCAGGCCGTAATTTACGATAAACAAGGCGCCGATGAATTGGTTTTTTTGGATATAACGGCCAGCTATGAGGAGAGGAAAACGATTATTGATGTGGTGGAAAGGACAGCACAAAAGGTCTTTATGCCCTTGACGGTGGGTGGTGGCATAAGAAGCATTGAGGATATTAGGGCGTTGCTTAGGGCTGGCGCAGATAAGGTTTCTATAAATTCTGCTGCCGTTAAGAACCCAGACCTGATAAATCAGGCAAGCAGGATATTCGGCAGCCAATGCATAACGGTTGCCATAGATGCAAAAAGAACGCAAAACGGCTATGAGGTTTTTATTAAGGGTGGCAGGGAGCCCACCGGTTTGGATGCGATTAAGTGGGCGATTGAGGTGCAAAAGAGGGGTGCCGGTGAGATACTCCTAACCAGTATAGATGCAGACGGAACGAAGGATGGATATGATATAGAGTTGACCAAAATGGTCAGTGAGGCTGTAGATATACCGGTTATAGCAAGCGGTGGAGCGGGTGAGCTGAAACACTTTCAAGAGGTATTTGAAAAGACCCAGGCCGAGGCGGCTTTAGCAGCCAGTGTGTTCCATTTTGGGATTTACGCCATTGCCGATGTAAAAAAATTCCTAAGGGGTATGGGTATAAATGTCAGGTTATAG